The proteins below come from a single Corynebacterium cystitidis genomic window:
- a CDS encoding DUF5129 domain-containing protein gives MKPLALAAASAVLIVSSPAAAWAQSGPAVTVEDADGMLHPGDRQRLYDETANQGLPDVVDQVDYLLFGTNDENLNDTVEEFAREHRPDLIAPDDDHFADGHLIVSVGFGPRMNGVYCGEDVCEALDIRQGAHLDGSINAAKDYLRDGQIATAMLASVRHAGDMEAAARDHERQQEADRNVGIGLGVGAGILAVGIGGTVWYARRKKRQARIDEARGDYAYVMEHYADTAHRLDAIDVRAHSLTSPLANSKMRAEWTDVRDRFLELDATVQSFRGLQASSDDDTFHEHYEELNTAEETTLQVITAEENIETLYKVEHGDAGARLEILDDLKKDLVDAETSVKSDSLRQRVTEQITQVDELRRDLHSDDFLDRFAVLLSDVAIVLTAVDQQEFSDVDRETERVAPRLYESDYRVGTGVNNYVPFFMLSRWHDADVAAHQSAQASANTSFSSGFSGGGGSSSW, from the coding sequence ATGAAACCTCTCGCACTTGCCGCAGCGTCCGCCGTCCTCATCGTCTCCAGCCCGGCCGCAGCCTGGGCGCAGTCCGGTCCGGCCGTCACTGTCGAGGACGCCGATGGCATGCTGCACCCTGGCGATCGGCAGCGCCTTTACGACGAAACCGCCAACCAGGGCTTGCCGGATGTGGTTGACCAGGTTGATTACCTGCTTTTTGGCACCAACGACGAGAACCTGAACGATACGGTGGAGGAGTTTGCGCGCGAACACCGGCCGGATTTGATTGCCCCGGATGATGACCACTTCGCTGATGGTCACCTCATCGTTTCCGTAGGTTTTGGTCCCCGCATGAATGGCGTGTACTGCGGTGAGGACGTGTGCGAGGCACTGGATATCCGTCAGGGTGCGCACCTTGACGGCTCCATCAACGCTGCTAAAGATTACCTGCGTGATGGCCAGATAGCCACGGCGATGCTGGCCAGTGTACGCCATGCGGGAGACATGGAGGCAGCCGCGCGCGACCATGAACGGCAGCAGGAAGCGGACCGCAACGTGGGGATTGGCTTGGGTGTGGGCGCAGGCATTCTGGCAGTCGGTATCGGCGGCACTGTGTGGTACGCCCGGCGCAAGAAGCGCCAAGCACGTATCGACGAAGCACGCGGCGACTACGCATACGTGATGGAGCATTACGCTGATACGGCCCACAGACTGGACGCAATTGATGTGCGGGCCCATTCTTTGACGTCGCCGCTGGCGAATTCGAAGATGCGTGCCGAGTGGACGGATGTGCGCGACCGATTCTTGGAATTGGATGCCACTGTGCAGTCGTTCCGCGGCCTGCAGGCCAGCTCTGATGATGATACTTTCCATGAACATTACGAAGAGCTCAACACAGCGGAGGAAACTACCCTCCAGGTCATCACGGCGGAGGAGAACATCGAAACGTTGTACAAGGTTGAGCATGGTGATGCCGGAGCGCGCCTGGAGATTCTTGATGACCTGAAGAAGGACCTTGTCGATGCCGAAACTTCGGTGAAGTCTGATTCGTTGCGTCAGCGCGTAACAGAGCAGATCACGCAGGTCGACGAGTTGCGCCGGGATTTGCACTCGGATGATTTCCTTGACCGGTTTGCTGTTTTGCTCAGCGACGTAGCTATTGTGTTGACCGCGGTTGATCAGCAGGAGTTCAGCGACGTTGACCGTGAAACTGAGCGTGTGGCCCCTCGACTGTATGAAAGTGATTACCGCGTGGGTACTGGCGTGAATAACTATGTGCCGTTTTTCATGCTGTCCAGGTGGCACGATGCAGACGTGGCAGCACACCAGTCCGCTCAAGCCTCGGCAAATACCTCCTTCAGTTCTGGCTTTTCTGGTGGTGGCGGTTCTTCGTCCTGGTAA
- a CDS encoding IclR family transcriptional regulator, with product MIAHGPTQGPPPREYLQSVDLALALILMLRDNGSLTISGAADTLNVAPSTVHRSMSMLVYRGFATRSESRAYLPGPAISSTSLVPGMGSELIEATADHLTALAAETGETCNLQVLSNNKTHFLYSAEGSNMVRVGTRRGQVMPADENSGGLAILAELSPGELRALYPTMQDEAFEDLRRTLHRTRKRGFALNNGLYEHDVSAVGAVLRNELGDTLGAITVSIPTSRFRNVHRECAEILVKHVRDLNGRLAKFRPANVY from the coding sequence TTGATTGCACACGGCCCCACCCAAGGCCCACCCCCAAGGGAGTACCTCCAGTCCGTAGATCTGGCACTGGCCTTAATCCTCATGTTGCGAGACAACGGGTCACTCACCATTTCGGGGGCAGCCGATACCTTAAATGTCGCCCCGTCAACCGTGCACCGCTCCATGTCCATGCTGGTTTACCGAGGTTTCGCAACTCGCTCAGAATCACGGGCTTACCTACCGGGTCCGGCCATTTCGTCGACAAGCCTTGTGCCGGGCATGGGCTCGGAGCTGATCGAGGCGACCGCAGATCACCTCACCGCCCTTGCGGCAGAAACTGGCGAGACCTGCAACTTGCAAGTCCTGTCCAACAACAAGACACACTTCCTTTACTCTGCCGAGGGTTCGAATATGGTGCGCGTCGGCACGCGACGTGGACAAGTCATGCCTGCCGACGAAAACTCCGGCGGGCTAGCCATCCTGGCGGAACTGTCTCCGGGCGAACTGCGCGCCCTCTACCCAACAATGCAGGATGAAGCGTTTGAGGATCTGCGCCGGACTCTTCACCGCACACGGAAGCGTGGGTTCGCCCTCAACAACGGGCTATACGAACACGACGTCTCCGCAGTAGGTGCTGTCCTACGCAATGAACTAGGCGACACACTGGGAGCAATCACAGTGTCTATTCCCACATCACGCTTCCGCAATGTCCACCGCGAATGTGCCGAGATCCTCGTGAAGCACGTGAGGGATTTGAATGGTCGATTAGCGAAGTTCCGTCCGGCAAATGTGTACTAA
- a CDS encoding peptide chain release factor 3, which produces MSTLSEAKRRRTFAVIAHPDAGKSTLTEALALHAHVISEAGATHGKGNRKATVSDWMEMEKDRGISIASSALQFEYQPEGYEGEPYVINLVDTPGHADFSEDTYRVLSAVDAAVMLIDAAKGLEPQTLKLFRVCKARGLPIITVINKWDRIGREPLDLVEEIVTEIDLQPTPLYWPVGEAGDFRGLAHVDDNGEVDNYVHFTRTAGGSTIAPETFYSPDEAEAKEGDAWETAVMEAELLAGDGAVHDQQMFEQCITSPLIFASAMLNFGVHQILDTLCAIAPAPEGRASDPKAVEASTSAMDRFRELDDEFSGVVFKVQAGMDKSHRDTLAFMRVVSGEFDRGMQVTHAQSERSFSTKYALTVFGRTRDTVETAYPGDIIGLVNAGSLAPGDTIYAGKKVQFPPMPQFAPEYFQTLRAKSLGKYKQFRKALEQLDAEGVVQILRNDLRGDAAPVMAAVGPMQFEVMQARMENEYNVETVTESVPYSVARRTDAESADELGRQRGVEIFTRTDGELIALFGDKWKLAFIEREHPELTMEPLVAD; this is translated from the coding sequence ATGAGTACGCTTTCGGAAGCCAAACGGCGGCGCACCTTCGCTGTCATCGCCCACCCTGACGCCGGTAAGTCCACCCTGACCGAGGCGTTGGCGCTGCATGCGCACGTTATTTCAGAGGCTGGCGCGACGCACGGCAAAGGCAACCGCAAGGCAACCGTCTCCGACTGGATGGAGATGGAGAAAGATCGCGGCATCTCGATTGCATCGTCCGCGTTGCAGTTCGAGTACCAGCCCGAAGGTTATGAGGGCGAGCCCTACGTGATTAATCTCGTCGATACGCCTGGCCACGCTGACTTTTCCGAAGACACTTACCGCGTGCTTTCCGCCGTGGACGCCGCGGTCATGCTGATCGACGCTGCGAAGGGCCTCGAGCCGCAAACGCTGAAGCTGTTCCGCGTGTGTAAGGCGCGTGGCCTGCCGATCATCACCGTAATCAACAAGTGGGACCGCATCGGCCGCGAGCCGCTCGACCTAGTAGAAGAGATCGTCACCGAGATCGACCTGCAGCCTACCCCCTTGTACTGGCCTGTAGGAGAAGCTGGAGACTTCCGCGGATTAGCACACGTCGATGATAACGGCGAGGTTGATAACTATGTGCACTTCACCCGCACCGCCGGAGGTTCCACTATCGCTCCGGAAACTTTCTACTCTCCCGACGAAGCCGAAGCGAAGGAAGGCGACGCATGGGAGACCGCTGTGATGGAGGCAGAGCTACTCGCCGGTGACGGTGCAGTACACGACCAGCAGATGTTCGAGCAGTGCATCACCTCGCCGCTCATCTTTGCTTCCGCCATGCTCAACTTCGGCGTACACCAGATCCTGGACACCTTATGTGCGATCGCGCCCGCTCCCGAGGGGCGCGCATCTGATCCGAAGGCGGTGGAAGCGTCGACAAGCGCGATGGACAGATTCCGCGAGCTTGACGACGAGTTCTCCGGCGTGGTCTTTAAGGTCCAGGCTGGTATGGACAAATCGCACCGCGACACCCTGGCGTTTATGCGCGTGGTCTCCGGCGAGTTTGACCGTGGAATGCAAGTCACGCATGCCCAATCGGAACGAAGCTTTTCCACGAAGTACGCGCTGACTGTCTTCGGCCGAACGCGTGACACCGTCGAGACCGCCTACCCAGGCGACATCATCGGTTTGGTCAACGCAGGCTCACTGGCGCCCGGCGATACCATTTACGCGGGTAAGAAAGTGCAATTCCCGCCGATGCCACAGTTCGCGCCCGAATACTTCCAGACGCTGCGTGCGAAGAGTCTGGGCAAGTACAAGCAATTCCGCAAGGCACTCGAGCAGTTGGATGCCGAGGGCGTGGTGCAGATCCTGCGCAACGATCTGCGTGGTGACGCAGCCCCAGTGATGGCGGCGGTGGGCCCGATGCAGTTCGAGGTGATGCAGGCCCGGATGGAAAACGAATACAACGTGGAAACAGTGACTGAGTCGGTCCCCTACTCGGTGGCACGACGCACGGATGCTGAATCTGCCGACGAGCTGGGCCGCCAGCGTGGTGTGGAAATTTTCACGCGGACCGATGGCGAACTCATTGCCTTATTCGGCGATAAGTGGAAGCTGGCGTTCATTGAGCGTGAGCACCCAGAACTCACCATGGAACCACTCGTCGCCGACTAA
- a CDS encoding glycosyltransferase family 2 protein: MGRVFLAAYLLLVVLFYFAMMVVALFKTNRNRRFERSLDLVSNSDFYNLGVSILVPAYNEETGIIHNVSSLLNLDYHNFEILVVNDGSTDSTSSLLIEHFDMELVPTPHPAAHLHTQNVRDVYVSKIFRNLKLINKHNGGKADALNCGINFSAMDYVCTVDGDSVLEKDSLKKVMRPFILDGQQVAAAGGSVELINENQVEYGVPDKQVEFSSNPLVAIQSIEYYRSFLIGRVALSQQNWMLICSGAFTVFDKDLIVRYGGLATDVIGEDMEIVVRLQKQMVNDNVGKRIVHVPDAICYTEAPESLRVLRRQRRRWHQGLLESLWRHKEVTLNPRYGSLGLVAFPYFILAEALIPLVELFGFAYLVAGFFAGQVFLEFSLTLLVFSLLYSGLMSMIAVMLNAWQQGKYPDLSEITYVLGLSFTEFFWYKPLMLFWRLEGFYRFFTNRSDWGAMERMGFTEAKQEIAS; the protein is encoded by the coding sequence ATGGGCAGGGTATTTTTAGCCGCGTACTTACTACTGGTTGTCTTGTTCTATTTCGCAATGATGGTAGTAGCCCTGTTTAAAACGAACCGAAATCGCCGATTCGAGCGTTCACTAGACTTAGTTTCAAATAGCGACTTTTACAACCTCGGCGTTTCTATCCTGGTACCCGCCTATAACGAAGAAACCGGCATTATCCACAATGTGTCTTCATTGTTAAATCTGGATTACCATAACTTTGAAATTCTCGTAGTAAACGACGGGTCGACGGATTCAACCTCGAGTTTATTGATTGAACATTTTGACATGGAACTGGTACCAACCCCACACCCCGCAGCACATCTGCACACTCAGAATGTACGCGACGTATACGTATCTAAAATATTTCGCAATTTGAAGCTGATTAACAAACACAATGGTGGTAAGGCAGATGCGCTGAACTGTGGAATAAATTTCTCCGCGATGGACTATGTATGCACAGTCGACGGTGACTCAGTTCTAGAAAAAGATTCACTTAAGAAAGTGATGCGCCCCTTCATTCTGGACGGTCAGCAAGTAGCCGCAGCCGGAGGATCAGTCGAGCTTATTAACGAGAATCAAGTCGAGTACGGTGTCCCCGATAAGCAAGTAGAGTTTTCTTCTAACCCGTTGGTGGCCATCCAATCCATTGAGTATTATCGCTCTTTTCTAATCGGGCGAGTCGCTTTGAGCCAGCAAAACTGGATGTTAATCTGCTCCGGCGCGTTTACCGTGTTTGATAAGGATTTAATTGTCCGTTATGGGGGTCTCGCCACCGATGTTATCGGTGAGGACATGGAGATAGTGGTTCGACTCCAGAAGCAAATGGTGAACGATAACGTCGGTAAGCGTATCGTGCACGTTCCCGACGCAATTTGCTATACCGAAGCGCCGGAGTCTCTCCGTGTGTTGCGACGTCAACGTCGACGTTGGCACCAGGGACTGCTGGAAAGCTTGTGGCGGCATAAGGAAGTCACGTTGAACCCGCGCTATGGTTCGCTTGGGTTAGTAGCCTTTCCCTATTTCATTTTGGCGGAAGCCTTGATTCCTCTCGTTGAATTATTCGGCTTCGCCTACTTGGTGGCTGGATTTTTCGCTGGTCAGGTGTTTTTGGAATTTTCCTTGACACTACTGGTATTCTCTCTGCTTTACTCCGGCTTGATGAGCATGATCGCTGTTATGCTCAATGCTTGGCAGCAAGGAAAATACCCAGATCTGTCTGAGATCACCTATGTACTGGGTCTTTCTTTTACGGAATTCTTTTGGTATAAGCCGCTGATGCTGTTTTGGCGCTTGGAAGGGTTTTACCGGTTCTTTACCAATCGCAGTGACTGGGGGGCTATGGAGCGTATGGGATTCACGGAGGCGAAGCAGGAGATAGCTTCATGA
- a CDS encoding NADPH-dependent FMN reductase has protein sequence MATIGIIIGSIREGRLGESVGKWVADAAAKRAGADYKVLDLKEFNVPLLDVAQVPGAANKQYDNENITRWSQAIDECDGYIFVTPEYNHSVPGAMKNAFDVLGPEWAGKVVAFVGYGSVGAVRAVEHWRTIVSNFQMVDVRNQIDLSMFTEFDDQGNVTPNERRGEELENILNETERLVHQLGK, from the coding sequence GTGGCAACCATTGGCATAATTATCGGATCCATCCGCGAAGGGCGTTTGGGCGAGTCTGTTGGCAAGTGGGTCGCAGACGCTGCAGCAAAGCGCGCGGGCGCTGATTATAAGGTGCTCGACCTTAAGGAATTTAACGTCCCACTGCTGGACGTGGCCCAGGTTCCTGGCGCAGCGAATAAGCAGTACGACAACGAAAATATCACGCGCTGGTCTCAGGCTATCGATGAGTGCGACGGCTACATTTTTGTCACCCCTGAGTACAATCACTCTGTTCCGGGCGCAATGAAAAACGCGTTTGATGTACTTGGCCCAGAGTGGGCGGGCAAAGTTGTCGCTTTCGTCGGTTACGGCTCCGTTGGCGCGGTGCGTGCTGTGGAACACTGGCGCACCATCGTGTCGAACTTCCAGATGGTTGATGTGCGCAACCAGATCGACCTGTCTATGTTCACCGAGTTCGATGACCAAGGCAACGTCACACCCAATGAGCGTCGTGGAGAAGAACTGGAAAACATTCTCAACGAGACCGAGCGCCTCGTTCACCAGCTAGGTAAATAG
- a CDS encoding fumarylacetoacetate hydrolase family protein, which yields MRLATIRSNEGTFAARVEGESSAIKIDGYACVGELLKQENWEQIAKDASGKTVEFAQSDLEAVVPAPNKIVCVGLNYANHIKEMGRNLPEFPTLFVKYPDALTGPFDDVLVPEYANSELDWEGELAVIIGKRARRVKAADAQDYIAGYAVMNDYTMRDYQYRTLQWHQGKSFEKSAGFGPWMTTKDDYTFGGELATYLEDEKVQTTPTDDLVFGPEALIEYISHIYPLDPGDVIVTGTPGGVGHARDPKRYIGDGQTVKVEIDGLGYVANKTVFE from the coding sequence ATGCGTCTTGCAACAATCCGTTCTAATGAGGGCACCTTCGCAGCTCGCGTCGAGGGCGAATCCTCTGCAATCAAGATCGACGGCTACGCCTGCGTCGGCGAGCTCCTCAAGCAGGAAAACTGGGAGCAAATCGCGAAGGATGCCTCTGGTAAGACTGTCGAGTTCGCCCAGTCGGACCTCGAGGCTGTTGTTCCAGCCCCAAACAAGATTGTCTGCGTTGGCCTGAACTACGCTAACCACATCAAGGAAATGGGCCGCAACCTCCCAGAGTTCCCAACGCTGTTCGTAAAGTACCCTGATGCCCTGACCGGCCCATTCGACGATGTGCTGGTTCCGGAGTACGCAAACTCTGAGCTGGACTGGGAAGGCGAGCTGGCTGTGATCATCGGCAAGCGCGCACGCCGTGTCAAGGCTGCTGATGCACAAGATTACATCGCAGGCTACGCAGTCATGAATGACTACACCATGCGCGACTATCAGTACCGCACGCTGCAGTGGCACCAGGGTAAGTCCTTTGAGAAGTCCGCTGGCTTCGGCCCATGGATGACCACCAAGGATGACTACACCTTTGGTGGCGAGCTGGCTACCTACCTCGAAGATGAGAAGGTGCAGACCACCCCAACCGATGATCTTGTTTTCGGCCCTGAGGCTCTGATCGAATACATTTCTCACATCTACCCACTGGATCCAGGCGACGTCATCGTCACCGGTACCCCAGGCGGCGTCGGCCACGCACGCGATCCAAAGCGCTACATCGGCGACGGCCAAACCGTGAAGGTTGAGATCGACGGCTTGGGCTATGTGGCAAATAAGACGGTGTTCGAGTAA
- a CDS encoding maleylpyruvate isomerase family mycothiol-dependent enzyme, which translates to MTQSFHDLPIEERLALTRRGTAHYSGQLALIDNADFGRDTLLDGWDVSHLAAHVAYNARALCNLMDWAETGVENPMYSSPDARGKEIEFGSTLRQDAIRNLHDHTLVRLDVAWRDATEDAWSAEVKTAQGRTVPASETLWMRTREVWIHAVDLHVNAGFNDIPPVILSTLVPEIAGKWRGSGAGEGLVMINTDTDERIEVSGTPTTEVRGSLAGLARWASGRGGQGVNADAPEPPRWL; encoded by the coding sequence ATGACACAATCCTTCCACGACCTGCCCATTGAGGAGCGCCTTGCGCTGACCCGCCGTGGCACTGCCCACTATTCGGGCCAGTTGGCGCTCATTGACAACGCCGATTTCGGCCGCGACACTCTCCTCGACGGATGGGACGTGTCCCACCTGGCTGCACACGTCGCATATAACGCGCGCGCTCTGTGCAACCTGATGGACTGGGCTGAAACAGGTGTGGAGAACCCGATGTACTCCTCCCCTGACGCCCGCGGCAAGGAAATCGAGTTCGGATCGACCCTGCGCCAGGACGCAATCCGCAACTTACACGACCACACCCTGGTTCGCCTGGATGTGGCGTGGCGCGATGCAACCGAGGATGCTTGGAGCGCCGAGGTAAAGACCGCGCAGGGGCGCACTGTCCCTGCTTCTGAAACCTTGTGGATGCGAACCCGCGAGGTCTGGATCCACGCGGTAGACCTGCACGTCAATGCCGGATTCAATGACATCCCACCAGTGATTCTGTCCACGCTTGTACCGGAGATTGCTGGTAAGTGGCGCGGTAGTGGTGCTGGCGAAGGCCTTGTCATGATCAACACCGACACTGACGAACGTATCGAGGTTTCTGGAACCCCAACCACTGAGGTTCGTGGCTCCCTCGCCGGCCTCGCCCGCTGGGCATCTGGCCGCGGTGGCCAAGGCGTCAATGCTGATGCCCCTGAACCACCTCGTTGGCTCTAG
- a CDS encoding NAD(P)H-dependent flavin oxidoreductase translates to MVFQLPPVLVAPMAGGPSTPELVNAVGFGFLAFGTCRVDEARSQMKRARTEYGVNLFMPQQEEPSPDDVQHMADHLGVEVPTVDLSNGYDAKFAAVMDAIDAGHGPAVVSSMFGCFTEKHITALHDRGVEAWATVTNAYDARRATQRGIDRLIVQGPKAGGHRGTWSIAEIPDQRPLPELLTAIGAVTTVPLIAAGGARNSADIATLLEHGAQSVVCGSAFLLADEAGTTPSNRALLSAGGASISTRAFSGRFARGLETAFTRAHPDLPPLYPYLNAMLKGRRSEPDLAYCLVGTGPGVIRPGPARVIEAMLLPSQL, encoded by the coding sequence ATGGTTTTCCAACTCCCACCCGTCCTCGTGGCGCCGATGGCTGGTGGCCCCAGCACTCCAGAGCTCGTTAACGCTGTGGGTTTCGGTTTTCTGGCTTTCGGCACGTGCAGGGTCGACGAGGCACGCTCACAGATGAAACGTGCACGCACCGAGTATGGTGTGAATCTTTTCATGCCACAGCAGGAAGAACCGAGCCCGGATGACGTACAACACATGGCAGATCATCTTGGTGTTGAAGTGCCTACCGTGGATTTAAGCAATGGTTATGACGCGAAGTTTGCCGCAGTAATGGACGCTATCGACGCTGGACACGGCCCTGCCGTGGTGTCGTCGATGTTCGGCTGCTTCACCGAGAAGCACATCACCGCTCTGCACGACCGTGGGGTCGAGGCGTGGGCTACCGTTACAAACGCTTACGACGCACGTCGCGCCACGCAGCGCGGCATTGACCGGCTGATAGTTCAGGGGCCAAAGGCTGGCGGACACCGTGGCACATGGAGCATTGCCGAAATCCCAGATCAGCGTCCCCTGCCCGAGTTACTGACAGCGATAGGCGCTGTAACCACAGTCCCACTTATCGCCGCTGGTGGTGCTCGTAATAGTGCTGACATCGCCACCTTGTTGGAGCATGGAGCGCAAAGCGTGGTGTGCGGTTCCGCCTTTTTGCTTGCCGATGAGGCTGGCACCACCCCGTCGAACCGTGCACTTCTGAGCGCCGGTGGAGCATCGATAAGCACTCGTGCCTTTTCCGGCCGTTTTGCGCGTGGCCTAGAAACGGCATTTACGCGCGCGCACCCAGATCTACCCCCGCTGTACCCGTACCTTAACGCGATGTTGAAAGGCCGTCGTAGCGAGCCGGATCTCGCGTACTGCCTTGTGGGAACGGGGCCCGGCGTAATCCGTCCTGGCCCGGCCCGCGTGATCGAGGCGATGTTGCTACCCTCGCAACTATGA
- the pth gene encoding aminoacyl-tRNA hydrolase, protein MFNFFKKLLSSQPAPAPVSPLERVQAEWLVVGLGNPGSKYASTRHNVGYMAVDKLLSDESLQPVPGMKAKVAVRDNVAYMIATTFMNNSGEGVAPVATALGITPDHVIAVHDELDLQPGAVRLKLGGNENGHNGLKSLTEHLGTRDYLRVRIGIGRPDAGQKIPDWVLSPITDGPEFDAQITLAAEAVTLITTQGLAKAQNEVHSRP, encoded by the coding sequence ATGTTTAACTTTTTCAAAAAACTCCTCTCGTCCCAGCCTGCGCCCGCACCTGTGTCCCCACTTGAAAGAGTACAAGCCGAGTGGCTGGTGGTGGGTCTGGGCAACCCTGGCAGCAAGTATGCTTCCACCAGGCACAACGTGGGCTACATGGCAGTAGACAAGCTACTTTCCGACGAATCCCTTCAACCGGTACCAGGGATGAAAGCGAAGGTTGCGGTACGCGACAACGTGGCGTACATGATCGCGACGACGTTTATGAACAACTCCGGTGAAGGCGTAGCACCCGTGGCCACCGCGCTGGGCATCACCCCGGATCATGTCATTGCAGTGCATGATGAGCTCGATTTGCAACCTGGGGCCGTGCGCCTCAAACTAGGCGGTAATGAAAATGGCCATAACGGGTTGAAATCTCTCACCGAGCACCTAGGAACACGCGACTACCTGCGCGTCCGGATCGGGATTGGGCGCCCCGATGCTGGGCAGAAAATTCCAGACTGGGTGCTCAGCCCGATCACTGATGGGCCAGAGTTTGATGCGCAAATTACTCTCGCTGCTGAAGCGGTTACGTTGATCACTACCCAGGGACTGGCCAAGGCTCAAAATGAGGTGCATTCGCGACCTTAA
- a CDS encoding cupin domain-containing protein, whose amino-acid sequence MSDTDYSQEHVEFTAPEPTPEEQAELDAMYKRMDELHLKPLWRQIGGLMPNTPEPKTIAYHWDWEALYKEAQRSGELVPVGRGGERRAIGLANPALDGNTYVSPTLWAAIQYLAPGENAPEHRHSQNAFRFVIEGEGVWTVVNGDAVPMKRGDFLITPGWAFHGHHNIATEPMAWLDGLDIPFAHSMDTGFFEYGTEKLTDEGTPEYSRGERLWAHPGLRPVAYPGKTVSSPIGRFAWEHTDAALNEQLKLEDEGFPGVVSPGHAAVRYTNPTTGEDVMPTIRAEFHRLRPNAATVPVHEVGNRVFQLFEGSATAYVGDEKFDLQHGDVFNVPSWKKWHIEAGDDGADLFNFSDHPIFEKLDLARTYTPEGI is encoded by the coding sequence ATGAGTGATACTGATTACTCGCAAGAGCATGTCGAGTTCACCGCTCCGGAACCAACTCCCGAAGAGCAGGCTGAGCTGGACGCAATGTACAAGCGCATGGATGAGCTGCATCTGAAGCCACTATGGCGCCAGATTGGTGGCCTCATGCCAAATACTCCAGAACCAAAGACCATCGCTTACCACTGGGATTGGGAGGCACTGTACAAGGAAGCCCAGCGCTCCGGCGAGCTAGTTCCTGTCGGCCGTGGTGGCGAACGCCGCGCAATCGGGCTGGCTAACCCAGCACTTGATGGCAACACCTACGTCTCTCCTACCCTGTGGGCCGCGATTCAATACCTGGCTCCTGGAGAGAACGCACCTGAACACCGCCATTCCCAGAACGCCTTCCGCTTCGTAATCGAAGGCGAGGGCGTTTGGACAGTGGTCAACGGCGATGCTGTTCCCATGAAGCGCGGTGATTTCTTGATCACCCCAGGCTGGGCTTTCCACGGCCACCACAATATTGCTACCGAGCCAATGGCGTGGCTTGACGGCCTGGACATCCCATTCGCCCACTCCATGGATACCGGCTTCTTCGAGTACGGCACCGAGAAGCTGACCGACGAGGGCACCCCTGAATACTCTCGCGGCGAGCGCCTGTGGGCTCACCCAGGTCTGCGCCCCGTCGCATACCCCGGAAAAACCGTTTCCTCCCCGATCGGCCGTTTTGCCTGGGAGCACACCGATGCCGCGCTCAATGAGCAGCTGAAACTCGAAGACGAGGGCTTCCCCGGTGTTGTCTCCCCAGGCCACGCGGCCGTTCGCTACACCAACCCAACTACCGGCGAAGACGTCATGCCCACCATCCGCGCCGAGTTCCACCGCCTGCGCCCAAACGCAGCGACAGTTCCTGTCCACGAAGTAGGCAACCGTGTCTTCCAACTGTTCGAAGGCTCTGCAACCGCGTATGTTGGTGATGAGAAGTTCGATCTGCAGCACGGTGACGTCTTCAACGTTCCATCATGGAAGAAGTGGCACATCGAGGCCGGCGACGATGGCGCTGACCTGTTTAACTTCTCTGACCATCCAATTTTTGAGAAGCTCGATCTCGCACGTACCTACACTCCGGAAGGAATCTAA